In the genome of Mastomys coucha isolate ucsf_1 unplaced genomic scaffold, UCSF_Mcou_1 pScaffold21, whole genome shotgun sequence, the window TGTTCAGTCCATCATCGGCCTGCAACGCTTCTTTGAGACACGCATGAATGATGCCTTTGGTGACACCAAGTTTTCTGCTGTGCTGGTAGAACCACCACCACtgaaccttcccagtgctggccTAAGTTCTCAGGAGCTGTCTGGCCCTGGTGATGGCCCCTGAAGCTGGGGCTCTTGTGGCCAGCCCAGTCTAGCTCTGGTCTCTGTATTTTCACCCCATAACCTGTCGTCCTTCTGGTGGCCTGACTCCTGTTCTTGCTGGCCCCGTCCCTCAGTCCCTCTTCACAAAATGGTTTTTACTTCTGTGGATTTAATAAAAACTTCACTGAGTCAGTTGTTCATGCCTCAGCTGTTTAGGGACTGTTCCTGAGGACTTAAGACTCTGCCTGCCTGATATCCTACAGGGGACCTTACCTCATTTTGGCAGGGTGAAAGGTGTGTACACTGTTCTTGGTAAGACTTGGAAGGAGGCTTCAGGTGTGCAGTGTGCCTCCCAGTGGCCAGATAGCAAATTTAGATGTGAAGCTACTAACAGCTTGCACTCAAATAGGGTTGTGTGCAGAttctcactgactgctcttccaagagagtcctgagttcaaatcctagcaaccacatgatggcttacaaccatctgtacagctacagtgcactcatacataaatcttaaaaaagtgtcaggattaaagatgtgcattaGCCCTgggtggaggtggtggcacatgcctttaatcccagcacttgggaggggccagcctggtctacagagtgggttccaggacagccagggctatacattagaaaccctgtctcaaaaaaaaaaaaaaaaattagcactCAAGATTTATCCTTGCCATGACCTATAACTGAGTTCCACATTGCAAATTGGGTGGACAGTTACCACCTTAAGTCACATCTGTTGGCATGGATTGTTAAAACACCTCAATGAATTGGTTAGGTGGAGGTATGCAACCACTTGGGTCAGTGGTTTAACTTACATGCTAACTGGTGGCCCTAGTGCCAGCTAAGTGGGGCCTGCACCTGATAGCCCTCAGAGCCCTTGGTATTAAGCATAATCTTTACCTACTCCAACCTAGAATTTGGGTCCCATTGTCACTAGTCATAAGTTCACAGCCTTGGTAAGTTAGTGTCCAAATTTCTTTATTACAGGGGGGACAGGATGCATTGAGTCCAGGTGGGGTCTTTTCAGTCCCTACGAAGGTTCTTGAGCCTCTCTTCCAGGTCTGCATCAGCATCAGCTAGGGCTGAAGCTGTGGCCTCTGCTTTCTTTCCACCTGCAGCCACACTGAGTGAGCCTCCAGTGGAGGGGAGGTCTGCAGAGAGAGTTGAAGGTCAAGGGCTGTGGCTGAGCTTTGGGTGGGAAAATAGGTGGATTTGGAACACTCACTTGACAGCTCATCTGTGAGGCTCAGTCCCAGCTCATCCAGGACCTGGGACACAACAGCATCACTAGGGAAGAAGAAGAACTCATCAGGACCATGAATGGGTAAGGGGCCTGGTAAATATCCCTGCCTTCCTGTTAAAAGTCTCACAcctctcctcttcatcttcctcatcaCCCATGGCATCATCAATGGCATCattcatcatttcttccttcatgtCCATGATCTCTGCCTGCCGTTCAAACTCCATCATAATCTTCTGGATCTGGGGTAGTTTCAACTGGAAGAAGGACAGGGAGGGTGAGTGACCTGCCTGAAGGTCAATGGGGATGGGAAAGTGGATTAGGAAGGACAAACCTGTCTGTTCATGGTGCCCATGGCCTTAGTAACACCCTTCATGGCTTGTGCCATTGAGTTGTTGGATTTTAGAGTCTGTATCTTGAGGGACACAGCCTGGATGTTGGCCCGCATCAACACAAACTTGCGCACATATCTCCGAGTACGCACCAGGTCTTTTGCCATGATTCGAACAGCATCCTGAAGAGTGGGCAAGAGAAGGCTGAAGCTGTGAGATTATACTTAAGATCACTTGCCCCTCCAAAATCTCACCCTTTTCTCAGGGATATCACTCCTCAGCTCATATATAGCACAGAGTAACCTCCTACTGTCAATTCTGCTTCAAACCTCCCTTAATGAGGGAACTATACGCATCAGCTACTAACCTAATACGTTAGTGTAGGAATAAGTATGTATAAAAGGCCTAGGCTCAGTCCCTATTTCCTTCGTTGTACAGAGTCACCTCCAAGATATCCACAATCTTTTTTACTCAATTTTGATTCCTAAACTATATCAAGACTCTGTCTGGGGTCAGGGATATGACTGAGGTAGGGCCTTGCTCCACATGCACAAAATCCTGGAGTCCCTGGCAGTGAATAAAAAGATGTACACACCCAGGTTTTATTTAGAATCACATAAAACCCATCCAAGGTCCAGCTTCTATTCCCTACCTAAACGTTGCTGGCACACCCCCAGGAAATACCACCTCTGAACAATTGTTCTGCTCCATCTCCCACCCTTACTGGCCCGAGGCTGGTTAACTCTTGCCTATTCATTGCAACCTACAATTCTGTGTGTCTGGTCCACCTCCACTCCTTAGCTCTCTTGGTCTCCCAGTTTGCTACTTGGCTTGGCAACACTTGGCTGTTGTCTGCTTGATAGCCAGCTTTTCTGGAAGCTCACTTGTACTATCTGAAGATGTCCCCCTTGATACTCAAAACTGGGAAACAACTGTTAACTCTTCATGATGCTCAAAGCACTCTGTTTCACTGTTCTTAAAAACAGTGGCTGAGATGGCACCTTGCTTTGTGTCCCATACCCTGAGCACTTGACACTTACCATCTGGCCTTGCTTTGCCATCTTTTTGATGTCTgcaatgattttcttttcctgggttTCTAGTTTCTGTCGTTCCCTGTCCAGCTCTCTCATGGCTCGGTTCAGGGCCCTCTGGTTTTGCCGAAGTAGTTCCTCTGGCGTCTTCCGGCGCCCAAACAACAGGTCCATGGTGGTAAGACTCCACCAGCACGTCAGACCTAGCTGCAGGGTTCAGGGCCCAGGGCAGCAAAAGACAGAAACAGCCATATAAGTAGATAGGGTGTAGAAAAAGGTGGTACACTTGAGTAGCCAAAAAGGATTAGCCAGTGAGAACTAGTTAATACTTTTCTCTGACTCGGGCGCATCCACTCTGCTCTTCTGCTCTGCTTCCACAGACGATGGGGCAAGCCTGTTTCTGACTTAAGGGTGTGGTTATCAAGTGTTCCAGGGACCCAGACCTGAGTAGGCACGCCAAGATGATTGAGTATTATAGAGGAGGGGGTAGATGTGAGGCCCCTCGACAAGGGAGGATAGAATGGAGTAGGTTCTGAAATGTAAGTTGGAAGTTGGGTCCTAAGGTGGGGTAATGGACATGAATGCCGAGGAAACCTGGCTCGCCGGGGGTAGAAGTGACGTTCTATACTCAGGACACGACAAGAGACACGAACAGGTCTTGGGGGTGTTAAGCTTGCGTACCGAGGGTAGGCAGAGGTGAAGACCTCGATGTAGGCAGGGACCGGCGGACCGCGCAGCATCCGATGCCCCAGCTTAAAGGCCCCCTCCTACGCTGCCTACCAAACGGGACCTGCGGCTCAGCAGAGACCACTCACCGGAGCCGAGAACGATGGGCTTCCGCTTCCGGGTCACGCCCCTATCCCTCCGAATCCTGAAGACTCCTCCAACGACAACCCCTCGGTTCGGTAGCCTCTGCTGCGGCCGCCGTTTCCGGATTAAACGACCTGACGTCACACGCCCCACCCTCCCCAGGAATGCTGGGAAGTGCTAGGACGCACGCGCACAGCAAGACATAGAAGCGCATGCGCAAAGGACCACGCACCTCAGCAGAAGGTACAAGTCCCACCCAAGCCAGCCTCTCAGGCCCGTGGCGGGAGCATAGCACAACTGGCTATTCATTCTGGAAGGCCCATACTCCACCCACTTTAGGCAGTTAATTTATGGTATTTTACCAAGTGCTTGGCACGAACCAAATTAGGCCTACACATGGCATAAAGGAGCAAGCCTGGAAATGACTTGTAGGCTCCCTTTTGTTGGTGTACGTGCCAGGAGCTGAAATTAGCCGATTCTTCCATTGCTTGCGCCTCATCCCAGTGAGTGGTCCCACTCAACCCAAGGCCACACATTTATCTTCATTATAGACGCTGGTGGACCTCACTTGTACCTCCCACCccacagaaggaagaggcagaggccatgcagTAACATTCCCCTTTAATAGCCTGGTGGGACCTCcagtggtggtggggtgggttGCTTGGGCCTAGCGACCCAGGCCCATTGCCCACTTACCCCACAGTCAAGAGTGGGGGGTTGGACAGCACCCAGCGGGAGGGGGGGCGCTAAACAAGCCAATTCATTTCCCATCGCTGAGCAGGTCGGGGGGAGGCAGCACCGACCATAATCACGTggtggtcaaaaaaaaaaaataactagggGCAGGTGACAGGGAGGAGAGGCAAGGCCAAGGCAGGGGCCAAGGCTACCCCACACACCTTACCCGGGCCCCCAATAAATATTTGCAGGGGATGCCTGGGCCGGTAACCCTGGCAGGGATGGGTAATTGCTAACCCTATTTCAGGCAGCGCTCAAAGTAGGTGGACCCGATGTAACCACCTCTCATGGAGCGCTGCACGTTTTGTTCAAACAGCCGCCGGTTGTTCTGCAGGACCTCAGCAGCCTCCTTGTTCAGTGGGTCCTCAGGGTTGGGCTCCTGTGGCCAGTACAAGTGGAAGTCAACAGGCAAGAGAGGCAGTTGGCCAACACACCCGCATCCTCAAATGCCTAACCCTACTTACCAAGAAGAGATACTGCAGGCCATAAATTATGGAGTTTATCGTAAGGACTGGCTTCCAGTCCTCTCTGTGGGCAGAGAGCATCAAGGTTATCAGGGGCTGGTGAGTGGGAGGCTGCCCCAGGCCCTGCTAATACCAAACAGGTCAGGCCCATAGAAGGCCCTTTAACACTGAAGAGTGAGATCTAAGAAAGAGTGAAGATATGGAACAGGGCAGGCCGTAGAGAAGGCCAAGGTCAGTTCATTAGAAAAACAACCTGAAGACTGAAGCAGACTGACCATAtaggggagggaaggacagagatggATACAGCGTCCACAAAAGGCTGAGAGGATTCCTGGAAGGCAGGtcttgggagggaaaggcaggcagTGCCCTCACCTGAGGATGTTGAGGCAGACGTTGCCCTCGAGGTCAATGTTGGGATGATATACCATTGTTTCACACTTTACCTTGGGAGGGTCATGTGGGTAACCCTGTCCCACCTggctccagaaaaagaaaaaggagaagggaaggtgtTTTGGCTGTGCCCCAGTCTTCTCCACAGAGCTACCTTTGCCCACTTGAGACTCACCTTAAAGCTGAATACAAACTTGCCACTTTTGTAGAAGCcctggaagaggaagggaagagagtgtATGAAGACCCTACACTTATGGGGCCACCCCTGGTCTGTTCTTGGGAATCCTGCCACTTTTTACTCTTACTTCATCAGGACAGATAACCAGCTTGAAGTTGAGGAGGTCGTCTGGGTCTGAGAAGCTGATGTCACACGTCTTGGGCAGGTTCAGCTCGTTAATGTCTAGGTTTGGatagcagggagagggagaaacagGTGAAAGGAAGGAGGTAGGTCTGGGCATATGTCAGCAGGGCCCACAAGTTCTCCTGGACCTGAAGAGCTCTCTGTGTGGTGTACTTTAACTCAGTCTGTACTACTACATACTCTTTCTACTTTTCAGTCTCTACATGGACTCCTCTTGAGTATTCCATATACAAGCATCTTCAAGTGTAACTGGATGCCCATCTCTTGGGAAAGGGCAAACCTTTACCCAGCTAAGTACTccccaagaacctctcctcctaTAACCCTTGCTTCTAAGAACCCCTGAGCACCTTAAATCTGAGGTTCTCTATCTCTAGTCATTATCTCCACTCACTACTGTTTATTTGTCCACCGCAATTCAAGGACCGTGACACACACCCCCCCTCAACACTAAGTCACCCATTCTCATCAACTATCCAGCCTCCACcgtccttcctcttctccatatTATTCCAACCCTTAGTTCCCACCTGATCCTTGAGATTTCCAGCATGGTCGCTTAAATTGACCTACACTCCCATTTTTTAGTTCCTGttaccttcttctctccctccccttcacctcaaACTCAAAATAGCTCTGCCTGAACCCTTAGACCTACCTGAGTCCTGGACCACCAGTCCCCAGTATAAAACACTAAACCGTCTCCTACTTATCCCCAATTCGTAACCTTCACAATTTTCACGGCCCGTCAACCCAGAGCAAAGTTCCCGTCTGACTCTCAAAACTATACCCCTCCCCTAACAGATTCCGGGTCCCTAACACTCCAGGCCCTAGTATCCCAACGCCCCATACTCGGCGCCAATCTCTGACCCTCCCTAGTGACCGCATCCCCCACCCCTCTGGGTCCCGCATCACAACCCTCGAACCCTGACCCCCCCGATACCAAATATCAGAGGTCGCATTTTCACGCCACGGTCTCTGACCTCGAACGCAGGGTCCCGACCCCTACCCTTCTGAATCCGGAGCTGCGCCGCCGACGCCTTCTTGCTGCTGCCCTTGGTGCCGCCGGCcgactcctcctccttcttctgctgcTTCAGCGAGAACAGCTTGATCatcctgccgccgccgccgccgccgccgccgccgcagccgccgcGGGGCCCGGGACCCCGGACACCCGGCCCCCCGCCGCCGCCTGCGCCGCTTTCGCTCCTCGGACCCGCTACCGCGGCCTCCTCTGCTGCCGCCCGCCCGGCCTGCCGCGCTGCTCCGCGCCCACCACACGGCCCGCCTCGGCTCCCGTAGTCCGGCTCTGGCCTGGCTTAGCACCTCGGGTATGTTCGGAGGTGCTCGGGAGGACTCGGCGATCCTCGGCCCCGCCCCTGCTACGGCCCCCGCGCCCTCCTCCCCCCTTCCGCTCGGGTCTTGAGAGGCCCCGCTGCGGCCGCGGACGCCGGTCTTTACCGGTCCGCCGCTCTCCCGCCTACTTGCTCCCTCTGCTAGGAGGCTGCggtgaggtggaagaggaggcGGCAGCCGCGGTTGCGGCGGCAGGGTACCGCAGGGTACCGGTGGAGGCTCAGCTTCCGCGATGCGGAGGTCGGCAACGGCCTCGGGCGCCCCGCCGCTTCGGCACTTTCCGTCGCCTGCCCGCTTCGGCTTTTCATGCCTCAGCTGCGCTCCGCGCCTGCGCAACccttgcagtttcccctccccccttttgcTCCTCGTTGTAGTTTGAGGTTCGGTCCTTTTCGGTTAAGCTCGGGTATTTTCGTTTGTGGAGGTGACTGTTCGGCGGTCTAGCGGGTACTTCCTGGGATGCCCACCCAGTAGAGCTGTGCTTGCAACCATTTTTGAGTGAGGCCGGTAGTGGCCGTTTGCTTCTCGGTGGTTCCATTCAATCTTGCACTTATGCGGAGCGCAGCGAGACTGGGCTAGACTGGATCCTTGCTCTCTGAGAGGTCAGCAAAGGCAGGGCCTGGACGTTATAAGGGACGTTGTCGAAGGGTGTAGAGGCATGTTCCCTTATTCCCACCCCAATCCCAGATTCGGATTGATGCAAACTAGTTTAAAATTCTAATTGTTTTGGAGGCTTGAAGCATCAAATTCACTTGAGCACAGGCGTTCAGGGACACCCTAGGCAACACATCGAGACTCTTGTTCCTTAAAATAGATTTCTATTGTGCAACAGACGGTGAGCAACCGTGTAGTTCTAGGGTCCAAGTTGGACGTGGCTATAGGGCTCATGACTGCGGCCTAGAGAACAGCAGAAGTGGCATTGTGCCTCTCGATTGACCTTTGTTGAGTGAGCTTGCATCCAATCACAGTTtagagtgcttgggagg includes:
- the Ube2m gene encoding NEDD8-conjugating enzyme Ubc12 isoform X2; amino-acid sequence: MVYHPNIDLEGNVCLNILREDWKPVLTINSIIYGLQYLFLEPNPEDPLNKEAAEVLQNNRRLFEQNVQRSMRGGYIGSTYFERCLK
- the Ube2m gene encoding NEDD8-conjugating enzyme Ubc12 isoform X1, producing the protein MIKLFSLKQQKKEEESAGGTKGSSKKASAAQLRIQKDINELNLPKTCDISFSDPDDLLNFKLVICPDEGFYKSGKFVFSFKVGQGYPHDPPKVKCETMVYHPNIDLEGNVCLNILREDWKPVLTINSIIYGLQYLFLEPNPEDPLNKEAAEVLQNNRRLFEQNVQRSMRGGYIGSTYFERCLK
- the Chmp2a gene encoding charged multivesicular body protein 2a; its protein translation is MDLLFGRRKTPEELLRQNQRALNRAMRELDRERQKLETQEKKIIADIKKMAKQGQMDAVRIMAKDLVRTRRYVRKFVLMRANIQAVSLKIQTLKSNNSMAQAMKGVTKAMGTMNRQLKLPQIQKIMMEFERQAEIMDMKEEMMNDAIDDAMGDEEDEEESDAVVSQVLDELGLSLTDELSNLPSTGGSLSVAAGGKKAEATASALADADADLEERLKNLRRD